A stretch of DNA from Catenulispora acidiphila DSM 44928:
CGGCGGCTTGGCGAGGAAGCCGTCGAGTGCCGCGTCCAGCGACGGCGAGGCCAGGAGCAGCCCTTGCCGAAGCCGAGGCTCCACAGCCAGCTGCCGCAGCGTCTCGCGGACGCCTGCTTCCTCGGCCCGAAGTATCCCAGGGCCCTGCGCAAGGCGCTGCTGCCACGCGCAGTGGTCTCGCAGCCAGGACGCCAGGGCGTCCCGGGTGGCGTCCGGCATCGGCAGATACAGCGCGGCCTGCGGGTCTTTGACCGGCTTGGCGTTGAACACCTGGCGCCGGATGGTGAGCAGGGCGCGGCGGTCGGTCTCGTCCTCGTTGTCGCTGATGGCTTCGTGCAGCAGATCGCTCAACGCGGCGCCGGACTCGGCCAGCCGGCGCTCGTCGGCCAGGATCGCGTCGGCCCAGGCGATGCTCGCCGGGCTGCGCAACGTCTCCAGCGCCGTGAACGGCAGACCCGCCACGCGCAGCATGAAGCGCCGTCCGAGCTCCCAGCTTCCGATGTCCTGCGCGGGCGTTGTGGCGACGGGCAAGGTGACAGTCACAGCTGATCCCCCTCAGCCGATCTCGTAGCGGAAGTCGGCAGGCCGCTCGCGCTCCCGGCCGACCATGAGGATCAGCAGCGGCGCCTCGTCGGTGCCCTCGAGCCCTAGCTCCTCGACGTAGGCGGGGTTGTCGAAGCCCAGCGCCGCGCCGCAGCCGAGCCCGAGCCCGGCCGAGGCCAGGTAGACCGCCTGCGCGATCGCGCCGACCACGGCGTTCACGAGGCGGTACCCGCGGTCGCCGACGCTGTCGTACAGCGCGTCGGCGCGCACGGACGGCACGATCACCGCACCGGCCTCTTCGAGGTTGTAGTTCTCCAGGAAGTACGTCGGCTGCAGGAAGTCCGCAGGCGATCTGTCCGTCACGCGCAGCAGGCGGTTCGCGGCGGGGTCGTACTCATAGGCAGCCGGCGCGACACCACGGACGTGGTTGACGAAGACGTAGAACTTGGCCAGCTCCAGCCCGCGCTCCGGTTCGGCGACGTCGCACGCGAACGCGGCGGCTTGCGAGGCGGCCGCCAGGATCGCGGCCAGCTCGGCGCCGGTGGTCGGGACCGCGCCGCTGAACCGGCCGAAACTGCTGCGGCGTGCCCGGAACGCCTGCCGGGCCGGCGCCGGCGGCAGGGGTTCGGGCAGGTCCACGACCGGACGGTCCTCCGGCGGCCGGTGCGCGGCAGCCGGATCCAGCGCCGGCGGTTCGGGCCGGGGCGCGGGCGTCATCGTGGCCTGATGGACCGCGATGTTCAGGTCGAAGGTGCGCACGCGGCGTGACCGCTCCTGCTCGCTGAGACGGACTCGAGGCGGGTACTCGGGATTCTCGCCTGTCTTTACCACTGGCCCGGTCCAGGGCAGCGGCACGACCGCGAAGACGCCCTCCTGCTCCGGCGGTACCCCGAGCAGGTCCCCGAGGCGCCGGTCGTCGAACCAGAACGCCGGGGTCAGGTGCAGACCATGGTCCGCCAGGAACATCTGCCAGCTCTGCAGAATCGTCCCGACGTCCATCGTGACGGCGTGGTAGCAGAAGTTCTGGTACTTGAAGGCGTTCTGCCAGAACTTCAGACCGAGCACCAGGAACTGGTCGGTGTCGGTGGGCACGGACTGCGGTGCGTCTCCCAACGCGGCACGGATCTCAGCCGTCACATCGCCGGTGAGCAGCCGGCGCATCTCGTGATGCGGCGGCGAGTAGTGGTAGAGCCCGGGCAGCACCGGGCCGCGCGCGCCGGAAGCCCAATAAACGCTCACCGGATACAAGCCGCCGCCGGAAGCGGTACCGCGCCACCAGTTGGCGTCGGCGTAGTCCGGCAGCGTGACCAGGTCGTTGTTGGCGTGCGGAGCCAGACGGCGCCCGAGGTAGCCGTAGGAGTGACGGAGCATGTCCGCCAGCAGCGGGACCGAGAAGCCGCCGGGCTGGTCGCCGCGCTGGTTGCCGGACTGGTCGCCAGCCGGATCGGGCGTCGGCACCGATTCCATCGGCAGCGGCAGCCGTTCGGCGTCCGGGTAGTACTTCAGATGCCGGGGCTTGTCGCCCCAGTCCGGTTCCAAGCCGATCGGCTCCATCGGCACCCGGGCCCGGTTCATCACCGTGCGCAGATAGTCGTGGGCGGTGCCCATGAGGAGGTCTCCTAACTGTCCTGCGAACGCTTCAGGGGAAGGGGTGCGGAGCGGGGTTCGGCGTCGTGGCGCCGGTGAGGGCGTGCAGGCGCGGCATCAGCGGCGCGCGCTGCCGGGTCCAGCCGAAGTCGATCGGCACGAGCCCCGGCACGATCACGCCGACCGTGGACAGACCCAGGCGGCGCTGTTCGGGCGCGGTCTGGTCGACGACGATCGTGTCGAAGCCCGCCGCCGTGACGTGCCCGACGCATGCGGCGAGGTCTTCGCGCAGGTCGCCGGTACGCGGCGGCGCTTCACCGAACGCCTGCTTCAGCGGCAGTAGAGCGGCGCGCGGCGCGTCGAGCAGGAAGGAGGCATACTGCGCCATCTCCGGCAGTCCGTAGAGCCGGGAGTGGTCGTGCAGCCCGATGACCTGCGTGAAATCGGCTGCCATCGCCCGCAGCTCGGCTTCGTCGCGCTCGGCTCGGCGCCGGGCGTGCAGCGCGTCGGTGGCGATCTCGGCCAGCCCGGCGGCCAGCGCCTCCTCCGGGTCGAGGGCGGCGCCCGCGCCGAAGCACAACGCGCCCAGACCTGGGGTGCGGCGTACCGCGACCGCGGTGATGACCGGGACCGGGAACGCCAGGCGGGTGTCGAAGAACCTTGCTTCGTACCCGTACATCGCCAGGCGCTCGACGAGATGTCTGGTCTCGGCGTGCTCGCTGGTGCGGGGATCGAGCTCGGGCAAGCTCTGGCGTCCGAACCACGTCAGTAGGAACGCGTCGCGTTCGATCAGCTCCAGCAGTCCGGACAGGACGGCTTCGGCGACGGAGCCTCCAGAGGCACAGCCGTTCGAGCACTGCTGCACGAAGCGCTCGGCGTGCGGCTCGCAGTGGTAGTAGCTCATGACGAGCGGGACCAGGATCTCGCGGTCGTCCCGCAGCGAGTACCCGCGGACCCAAGGGATCTTGCGGTCCGTGGCGAACGCCTTGGTCTCAGGGTCCTGTTCGTAGAACTCCGGCGCGTACATGCCGCAGTCGCGCGGATCGAGCGCCGGCACGGTGAGGTCGTCGAAAGCGGCGACCAGCGGCGGTTCCTGGCCGCGCGGACGCAGCCCGGCGTAGCGCTCGAAGCCCTCCAGGACCCCGGTTCGCAGGCTTCGACGATAGGTGTCGCGATGCCCGCCCCAGAACACCTCGTACAGCCGGCCGCCCGCGCGCTCGGCGATGACGCCGAGGACCGAGGACGTGGTCGGCAGGTCCAGCTCCTCGATCTTCACCTGTCCCAGCACCCCGCACACCGGGTTGACCAGCGCGTCGGCCGGCAGGTCGAAGGCGTCGGCGTCCCGGACCCGGGACGAGCCGGGCTTGGAGCGCGGAGCCGGCGGCAGATCGGCGATCGGTGTCCAGGCGGTCTGGTTGGCGCGACCGGTCTGGTTGTCGCAACTGGCGTGGCTGCGGCAGTCCGGGCAGTCCGGATCGGCCATTACCTGGGTTCGCAGGATCCTGGCTTCGACAAGATCGAGTTGGTAGACGAAGGGCTCTGCGGTGCTCGATCCGGTGCTCGGCGCCTCGTCGATCAAGTGCAGGAGCAGCGCGGCGGTCGCGTCGAGCGCGAAGTCGGTGAGCTGCGGCGGCATTCCGGCGGCGTGCGTGGGACCGCCGATCTCCAGCGCGTCGCGGACCAGGGGGTCCCGGATCCGCTGCCAGCGCCGGGCCAGGCAGCGTGCGCAGGACTGCTCGCCGAGCGGTCCGGCGATGATGTGGCGTCCGGTGAAGTGGAGCGGGATCGAGCTGTTGTCCATGCCGCTGCTGGTTTCGGGGGCGGAGATCGGGCCGTCCAACTCGTCCCGCACGCCGAGCGGCGCGACGACGGCGTCCAAGCCGGTCCGCTGCCGCAGCCCTTCTTCGAAGCGGGCGCAGGCGGACGCCCACGGGAGCACGGACACCTCAGCGCCGTCCGGTGAGCAGGACGCGGACCACGGTGATCCCCGCACGGGACAGGTCGTCCGAGCCGATCGGCGCCGCGTAGGCGTCCCGGTCGGCACGGCGCAGGGCGTCGAGGGCGTCGGGCCAGGCCGAGGCGGC
This window harbors:
- a CDS encoding nitroreductase family protein, whose amino-acid sequence is MGTAHDYLRTVMNRARVPMEPIGLEPDWGDKPRHLKYYPDAERLPLPMESVPTPDPAGDQSGNQRGDQPGGFSVPLLADMLRHSYGYLGRRLAPHANNDLVTLPDYADANWWRGTASGGGLYPVSVYWASGARGPVLPGLYHYSPPHHEMRRLLTGDVTAEIRAALGDAPQSVPTDTDQFLVLGLKFWQNAFKYQNFCYHAVTMDVGTILQSWQMFLADHGLHLTPAFWFDDRRLGDLLGVPPEQEGVFAVVPLPWTGPVVKTGENPEYPPRVRLSEQERSRRVRTFDLNIAVHQATMTPAPRPEPPALDPAAAHRPPEDRPVVDLPEPLPPAPARQAFRARRSSFGRFSGAVPTTGAELAAILAAASQAAAFACDVAEPERGLELAKFYVFVNHVRGVAPAAYEYDPAANRLLRVTDRSPADFLQPTYFLENYNLEEAGAVIVPSVRADALYDSVGDRGYRLVNAVVGAIAQAVYLASAGLGLGCGAALGFDNPAYVEELGLEGTDEAPLLILMVGRERERPADFRYEIG
- a CDS encoding TOMM precursor leader peptide-binding protein; this translates as MSVLPWASACARFEEGLRQRTGLDAVVAPLGVRDELDGPISAPETSSGMDNSSIPLHFTGRHIIAGPLGEQSCARCLARRWQRIRDPLVRDALEIGGPTHAAGMPPQLTDFALDATAALLLHLIDEAPSTGSSTAEPFVYQLDLVEARILRTQVMADPDCPDCRSHASCDNQTGRANQTAWTPIADLPPAPRSKPGSSRVRDADAFDLPADALVNPVCGVLGQVKIEELDLPTTSSVLGVIAERAGGRLYEVFWGGHRDTYRRSLRTGVLEGFERYAGLRPRGQEPPLVAAFDDLTVPALDPRDCGMYAPEFYEQDPETKAFATDRKIPWVRGYSLRDDREILVPLVMSYYHCEPHAERFVQQCSNGCASGGSVAEAVLSGLLELIERDAFLLTWFGRQSLPELDPRTSEHAETRHLVERLAMYGYEARFFDTRLAFPVPVITAVAVRRTPGLGALCFGAGAALDPEEALAAGLAEIATDALHARRRAERDEAELRAMAADFTQVIGLHDHSRLYGLPEMAQYASFLLDAPRAALLPLKQAFGEAPPRTGDLREDLAACVGHVTAAGFDTIVVDQTAPEQRRLGLSTVGVIVPGLVPIDFGWTRQRAPLMPRLHALTGATTPNPAPHPFP